The Ignavibacteria bacterium genome contains the following window.
AGGGAATTTTTCTTTTAAGGCTTCAATTGTTTCAAGATTGATTTGTTTTAAGCTGTTCCTTCGTACTTCTTTTGTTGAAGGAGTGTGAATTACTTGATTAATTTTATCATAACAAAGCTCACGAACAGCTTTGATAATTTCTTCTTCTTCAGGGAATAACTGAACAGCTCTTTTGGTTTTTCCAACTTCTTCAACTAATTCTTTCTGCAATGCTACTAACTGTTTGATGTACTCGTGACCAAATTTGATAGCTTCGAGCATTGTTTCTTCGGAAACTTCCTTCGCTTCACCTTCAACCATCAAAATTGAGTCTTCCGTACCTGCGACAACAATCTCAAGTTTAGCTTCTTCAATTTCTTTATAAGTTGGATTTACAACAAATTGATCGCCAATAAGGCAAACACGAACTTCACCTATTGGACCTTCAAATGGTATATCTGAAATTGCAAGTGCGGCTGAGGCACCAACCGCACCAATTACATCAGGATCATGTTCCTGATCGGAGGAATAAACCTGAACAATCACCTGAGTTTCTGTCATATAACCTTTTGGGAAGAGAGGTCGAATAGGTCTATCAATCAATCTTGCAGAAAGAATTTCTTTCTCGGTTGGTTTTCCTTCTCTTTTAATAAAGCCGCCGGGAATTTTTCCGACTGCTGAATATTTTTCTCTGTATTCAACTGAAAGCGGAAGAAAATCCTGTCCTTCAACCTGTTCATCAGCAGCTACAGCAACAGCAAGAACTTTGGTATCACCAAAACTTACCATTACAGCGCCATTTGCCTGACGCGCAAATCTTCCTGCTTCGAGTGAAAATGTCTTTCCATTTATTTCAATTTCTTTAAGAACGATCATACTTTTAACCATTTTACTTTCTTAAGTTTAGTTCTTCGACTATCTTTCGATATCTTTCAATGTCTTTGTTTTGTAAATATCTGAGAAGTCTTCTTCTTTTACCAACCATTTTGATTAATCCCATTCGGGAATGTTTATCTTTTTTATGTTCCTCAAAATGTTGAGTTAATTCG
Protein-coding sequences here:
- the rpsO gene encoding 30S ribosomal protein S15 yields the protein MLTKEQKREIILKYGGSEKNTGAPEVQIAILTARINELTQHFEEHKKDKHSRMGLIKMVGKRRRLLRYLQNKDIERYRKIVEELNLRK